From the Paenibacillus tianjinensis genome, the window TAGTTTTAAGGGACTATCCAAAATGAGTGGAACTTCTCCTAGAGATAGGGTATCAGTACTAAATACCACGTCGACATGATCCAGCAACAAGCTATCTTCATTCCATAGGTATATCTCACTCTTTTTAACCATATCAGAATACATTAATCTTAGCCTATATAGAATCAAGATACTTGATCTGAATTTAAAGTAAATAACTTCACCAAGTAATGGACGCTGTATCTCAAGATTATATAAAAAAGGTGTGGTATCTAGTCCATTTGGTACTACCCTTTCATCTAAAGATTTCAACCTCAACTTATCTTCTTCATGGAGTTTATTAATAATATTTAAATACTCCTTTGGCAATAAAATCGTAAATAAGTTGATTAAAGGTGAAACGTATTTGCGAATGTCTAAATATTCTAACCAAACGTTCTGAATTGCTTCAATTCGTTTATTTTGTATGCTTTGACTTACCGAGTGATAGTGATCTAGGTTTTTTTGCTTCAGACTGTTCAATTGACTTATATTTGATTTTAACACTTCAATATTCTTTTGCGTCTCGTTAGATAACACCATTTTCTCTCTTTCAAAGTTCTGTTTAGTTTTTTCAATTTTGTGATCTAAGCGCCCTTTTAGTAAAACTCCGACAACTCCAATAATGACTGCATTTACTGCGGTACTAGTTAATAATATGCTCCAGTCTATTTTGCTTCCCCCTTCGAAATAATTGAGATATGAATTTATCGTTTATCAAAACTTCCATTCGAAAATCAAATACGTCTCAAGGTCCATACGTTCATTTGCCTTAAATTTTTCTAAATAAAGATACTTCAATTTATCAAAAAACTCATTCTTATGTAATCTCCCAGTTATAAGTTTATACCCATCTAACTTGGCTTTATCAAGAAAAACTGACAATACTTTTGTCGCTATTCCATTGTCTCGATATTTTTCATCGATGTAAAAGTTACTGATATATATTGCATCAAGCCCATTAGTTATAATTGTTGGATCACTATCAGATTCAGATGGACGCGAAGAATTAGAGTAGGTTACTTTTAAATATCCTATATTTTCTTTGTGACCTTCTTCATCAATTTCAAATATTGTTATTGAGTGTGATTTATCAAAAAATTGGCATAGAACAGCCTTATCATTTAAAATTAAAATAGGAATCAATATTTCACCTTCCACATTCAACATTGTGATTTTTCTGAGACTCCTTTTAGTTTGATTATCTCGTTTTCTATATCAAAATTCCTTATTATTATATCGCCACTTCTTATTTGAATAAGATTTAAATCGTCCTTATACTTTTCGAGAGTACATATCATCTCATCAACAAATAAATAAACATCGAGATATTTTAGTTTAATGTAAGATGGCTGCTTTGCAATTAGTTCTTGGAGATATGCTTCGGCCTCTATTTCACTCGTTAAATCTTTAAGTGTGTTATAAGCAAACAGTTCACAATCTACTTCGTGTGGTAAATCCATATAGGTGAAATTTTTATCGACGATTCCCATTGTGTTGTATAAGAAGTTACCACATTTTGAAATACTGTCAGAAATACTTTCCTGATAATAATGTCTGAGTTCATGCGACAACATCCAAATAAGGGCATATCGATTTTCACTGGCTTTTCTAGATAACCATACCAAAGTGCTGTAATTTCTAGAATTCATTATTTTTAACGGGAATTCCGGACTCAATTCTTCAATTCCATTTTTTAAGTTAAGATGAAGGCCATATGAATCCCATGTCCCTCTATAGTAATCGGAATTGTAATCTTCAGAATCTATAATTACAGCGATTCCCTTTTCAGGAAGTTTAAATCTATTCAATACCAGTTCAATTAAATGTTTTTTGTCTAATCCTATATTATAACGATAGAATATTTCTGTATTCTTTAGAGTCATCTAAACACTCTCCATGAAATAGTCCTTTCACAACATCATTCCTCTGTTAGACGAATGACTTTATTGTTGATGTTCATTTCACCAATTACCTCAACTTCACTAATACTCAAGCCTCGTCCTCCAAGCAATCTACGCCCTGCTATGGCCTTCATATGGTATGTACTTCCCTCTATCAATCCCAACTCACAACGCTGCTTAGACTGCCATATATAACGTTGTTTTCCACATTCAAATATATAAACGTAAATATCCGCTGGACACAAATACCTGTCAAAATAATCGTTTCCGTAATCCTCCTGAATAAATACACCGATGATGTCAGTCTTGTTGTCCACGATCATCACCATCCTTATTATTTAATTCAGTTCCGAAAGCTTAGAAATTTCATTCAATCTATCTGCATATTCTTTATTTTGCTTAATCATTTTTTCAAGCTCATCGAGTAACAACGGAGCTTTAGTATTAGTTACTACTGCTTTTGCTAAACCACCGTTGCAAACAAGTTTCAAATCACTTATCAAACCTTTTATCATTTCCATGTAGATATCATCTCCTCTGTTCTTTAAGACATGATCTGAAGGGGGAACTTTTTCATATTGTTATTGTCCAAGACATAATCACGAATATCAATATTGAATTTTAAATCAAGATCAAACACATCAACCTACTTTCGCAAATAATTTCTATTTTTTATTGTTTTTCATATAACTTACCTAAAAATTGATTTTGTATATTAGTCTGCATAGCATTCAATTGATCTACTGTTTCATACACATAACCTAATAGCTTTTCTTCCTTATCCATAATTTCTTGATCGGTATGCCCAACGTCAATTGTATACCATTTTTTAATATCACATAAACTTGATGAAATTAAACAACCCAATACATAAACTGATTCTACATCACTATCATATTGATCCAGTATTATTTTTCTTTGATAGAATCGTGTCTGTAAAATCATGAGTGCCTCGTCTATCAATTTAATACACCCATTAATGTGATAAATGAATTCGGTTAATGAGGCTTCATTATTAATTTCGTCCCTCAGATGATTTAATGAGAAATAATATCCACAACTGTGTCTCAAAGAAGAAATT encodes:
- a CDS encoding GNAT family N-acetyltransferase — translated: MLNVEGEILIPILILNDKAVLCQFFDKSHSITIFEIDEEGHKENIGYLKVTYSNSSRPSESDSDPTIITNGLDAIYISNFYIDEKYRDNGIATKVLSVFLDKAKLDGYKLITGRLHKNEFFDKLKYLYLEKFKANERMDLETYLIFEWKF